The DNA region GCAGTAAAACCTCAAATAATCGATAGCGTTCTAAATGAGATCAAAGACAAAATAAAAGAAAACTATCATCTAATTATTAGTGTAGCTGCAGGTATCACAATCAATTATTTAGAAAAATTATTATGTAAAAATGTTAAAATTATTAGATGTATGACAAATACACCTGCATTGGTTTTAGAGGCTGCAACAGTATTAACACCCAACATATATATAACAAAAAAAGATATAGAAAAAACTAAACTTATCTTCTCAAGCATTGGTGAAGTTGTTGAGGTTAATGAAAATTTACTTGATGCAGTAACTGGTTTATCTGGAAGTGGTCCAGCATATATGTCTATAATTATAGAGGCTTTAAGCGATGGTGGGGTAAAAATGGGCTTATCAAGAGAGATTGCTACTAAACTAGCAATTCAAACTATGCTAGGATCTGCAAAACTACTAAAAGAAACAAACATGCACCCCGCTAGACTAAAAGATATGGTAACATCCCCTGGGGGAACTACAATTGATGGCATATGTGCCCTCGAAAAAGGTGGTATTAGAATAAATTTAATTGAAGCTGTCTTAACCGCTACAAATAAATCAAAAAAATTAGGAGAAAAATAAATTAATTTTTTTATAAAAATATATAACATTAAAATTATCTGCTATATTTTGAGAAAACCTAATAACTACATTGCCAATAAGGTATTTGTAGTATAAAATTTTACAATTTTTTATTTATGGTGTATTAATTGAATACAAGTGCTAATATTCAGCTTCTATCTGCTGTAATCTGCTATATAATCTTTACCCTACTACTTGGTTTTTGGGTAGCAAGAAATGTGAAAAACCAAAGGGATTATTATATAGGTAGCAGAAAACTACCTTCTTTTGCCCTTGCACTCTCTGAGAGAAGTTCAGATATGTCAGCATGGATTATAATTGGTATACCTGGGCTAGCATGGGAGTTTGGTTTATCAACCATATGGGTTCTTCTTGGTACTGCTGGTGGAGCAGTATTTCAGTGGATATTTTATGGAAAAAAGTTCTATAAAGAAACTGAGAAAACAGATGCAATAACCCCTAACGATTATTTAGCTAAGAAATTTCCTGAATCTGCAAATGCTATAAGGGTATTAGGTGGTATTTCTATCTTTGTTTTCTTCGTAGCCTATGTTGGTGCCCAGTTTGAAGGGGGTGGTAAAATAGTGGCTCATTTATTTAATCTAAATACAACTATTAGCGCTATTATAATTGCTACAATTATTATATCATATTCTGTTGCAGGTGGCTTTATAACTTCTGTTTGGACAGATTTCTTTCAGGCACTATTAATGGTCTTCACCTTAATCATTTTACCAATAATTATATTATTTAATGTACTTGGTGATCCCTCTATATCTATAGTCAACTCTCTAGCTAATGATAAGGCAGGACGATCATCCCTATTTGGTGGTAAAGTAGGTATAGATGCACTTATATTACTAGGCGTAAATCTAAGTTGGTTTTTTGGTTATATGGGTGGTATACCTCATGTTTTTGTTAGAATGATGGCTGTGAGAAATGCAAAAGAAATAAAATCTTGTACTATCATAGCAGCAATCTGGGGTTTTTTAACCTCTGCTGGCGCATTACTTTTGGGGCTACTTGCTTTTGCTATATATGGTAATCTAGAACTCTTTGTAAATGATAGAGAAATGGTATTTCCCTATATAATCCAGCAATTTACTCCACCTTTTCTAACTGGAATTTTACTAGCTGGAGTACTAGCTGCTGTTATGTCCACTGCAAGCTCACAGATCATTATGGCTAGCTCTGCAATCTCGGAGGATATACTCCAGAGAATCCTTTTTAAAAAGAGAGATTTTAAAGAGAAAATAAGATTAAATATATCAAGACTTTCAACATTATTTATTGGTTTTTTAGGTATTTTATTAATATTTTATGCAAAAGAATATGTATATACTATTGTCAGTTGGGGATGGGCAGGATTAACTAGCATATATGCACCTATAATTACCCTACTCTTTTTTTGGAAGAGACTCTCTAAAGTCGGTGTCTATTCAGCATTTATTGTTGGATTTTGCGTAACCATATTATGGGTGTCATTAGGTTTTGATAAAGAGATTATTACTGTAAGACTAATCAGCTTTCCTATATCTTTTATTTCAGCAGTAATATTTTCTTTGATTTTCCCTGACAGAAAAAAATAAATGAAATATAATTAAATTATAATTATTCCTATGAGAATATTTTTTTATATCTTAAGTATTGCAATCTTTTTCTTGCATAATCAGCATTTTCACCTCTATCTACCTTCTTTAGATAAGATAGATAATAATTAATTGCCTCATCATATCTTCCCATCTTATCAAAACAGTATCCCTTATAAAACAATATTTCTGGGTTACCTGGCAATATTTCATTATACTTGTCAAAGCTTTTCAAGCTTTCTTCGTATTTTTCCAATTTAATTAAAATCAAGCCTTTTAAAAAATGAGCCTGGCCTTCATCAGGATAGACATCTTCAGCTAAATTAGTATATTTCAATGCTTCATCATAAGAGTTTAAATGATAGTTACAAATTGCCATAAAAACAAGACCAACATAATCATCTGGAGCTATATTTAAAGCCTTTTTAATGTATTTCTTAGACTCAACGTATTTATTACTCGACATAAATTTTGCTGCTTTTTGTAAAAGCATTATGGCCTCCTTTATTTTTCTAAGTGAGGCTGTGTTGTCCATAAATCTCTCTCTACCTATTACATATTCACGTTTATTATTATATTTTTTTGATATTATATCTTTTACATTATTATACCTCTCTTCACTCATTGGGTGGGTACTAAACATAACTTCTAATAGACTAGGTTCATCTTTTTCAAGAGACATCAACATATTAAAAAGCTCTAACATGCCTTCAGGCGAATACCCTGCATTTATCATATATTCTAACCCTAAAGCATCAGCCTGCAGTTCATCTTTTCTGCTATAACTTGCAAGTAAAATTGATGAACCAAGACTTGCAGCAGAACTTACAACAGGCACAAAGGGATTGTTCTCTACATTTAGATATATCATCAATCCAGTAAGTATTCCACTAATTAAAACAGCCTTACTCATTCTTTTTGCCGTATGCCTTGCAGATACGTGTCCAATCTCATGCCCTAAAACTGCAGCAAGCTCAGCCTCAGAATTCAAATTAATAATCATTCCTCTTGTTATTGCAACGCTACCTGCCGGAAAAGTGTAGGCATTAACATAGACTGCGTTAACCACCCTAAAAGAGTATGGCATATCTGGCCTATGAGAAAATTTTGCTAATTTAATTCCAACACTCTCAATGTAACTATTTAATTTAATATCCTGTACCTTACCATAATCAGCAGAAAATTGAAATTTTGCATTTTCTTTATCGATTTTTATTTCATCATTCTTGTCTAAAAAAGAAAATACCTTTTCACCTGTTATAGGATCTTTAGCACAATTTGAGGTACATATAGAAAATAATAAAATAGATAAGTTTTTAATAAACTCTCTTCGGTTTAATTCCATATAGTTTATATATCTTATATATTAAATTATTAATGAATCAAGTCTTTAAAAAAGATATAATAAAATTAATTTATATTAAATATAATATCAAAGGAGGATTATATGAAAAAAACAATATTAATCAGTGGGGCTTCTTCAGGTTTTGGTTATGCAACAGCAGAAAAATTTGTTAATCATGGAGATAATCTAATAATACTGGCAAGACGCTTAAAAAGATTAGAGGAGTTTTACAATAAATATAAAGATTCCGCAAATATTTATTATAAACAATTAGATGTAAGAGATTTTGACCAAATTAAAAACTTAATAGAAGAATTGCCTGAAAACTTTAAAGACATAGATGTTTTAATAAACAACGCAGGATTAGCATTAGGTATAGAAAAAGCTGACAAAGCAAGTCTTGAAGATTGGTTAACAATGATTGATACTAACATAAAAGGTTTAATATATTTAACAAAATTAATCTTACCTATAATGGTTAAGAGAAATAAAGGTTATATTATAAATATCGGATCAATTGCTGGCACCTATCCATATCCAGGTGGAAATGTTTATTGTGCTTCAAAAGCATTTATAAAACAATTCTCTCTAGCCTTAAGAGCTGATCTGTTAGGAAGAAATATAAGGGTAACAAACATTGAGCCTGGTTTATCTGAAACAGAATTTTCTATTGTAAGGTATAAGGGAGATACTGAAAAAGCAAGTAAGCTTTATAAAGGCACAAAACCCCTCAAAGGAGAAGATATTGCAGATATTATTTATTTTCTGGTTAATTTACAAGAACATGTAAACGTAAATAGAATTGAAATAATGCCTACTTGTCAATCATTTTCACCACTGGCAGTATATAAAGATGAAAAGTCCTAAATACAAATAATTTTATTTCTTTTTGTTTAAAAAAGCCTCAACCCCCTTTTTTGCATCCTCATTTTGGGTTAAACCAGAAAATAGTTCACTCATATAATCCAAACTATAATGATATGGCATATCCATTATAGTATTTATAGCATATTTACCTAACCTAACTGATTCTTGATTTTTTGAGGCTATTTCATTTGCAAAATTTAGGGTTTCCGTCTCCAATTCATCATCTGATACAACTTTATTGGCAATACCCAATCTAAACGCTTCTTCAGCTGATATCATCTTACCTGTTAGAATCATCTCCAGTGCTATTTTTTTTCCAACAATTTTTGTTAATGGTACTAATGGCCCAAGACATAAAAGCCCAACATTGATAGCTGTTGTACCAAAGATTGCATTATTTGAAGCAATAGTAAAATCGGAAGCAAAAGATAAGCCAGCACCATTGGCTAAAGCGTAGCCTCTCACCGAGGCTATAACAACCTTTGACATCTTAGTTATA from Deferribacterota bacterium includes:
- the proC gene encoding pyrroline-5-carboxylate reductase — encoded protein: MLNNDAIGIIGAGNIGSAIIKGLINSRIIDINKIYTSDTNKKALDNIKQQYKINTTHNNIELIEKSTIVFLAVKPQIIDSVLNEIKDKIKENYHLIISVAAGITINYLEKLLCKNVKIIRCMTNTPALVLEAATVLTPNIYITKKDIEKTKLIFSSIGEVVEVNENLLDAVTGLSGSGPAYMSIIIEALSDGGVKMGLSREIATKLAIQTMLGSAKLLKETNMHPARLKDMVTSPGGTTIDGICALEKGGIRINLIEAVLTATNKSKKLGEK
- a CDS encoding sodium/proline symporter, with the protein product MNTSANIQLLSAVICYIIFTLLLGFWVARNVKNQRDYYIGSRKLPSFALALSERSSDMSAWIIIGIPGLAWEFGLSTIWVLLGTAGGAVFQWIFYGKKFYKETEKTDAITPNDYLAKKFPESANAIRVLGGISIFVFFVAYVGAQFEGGGKIVAHLFNLNTTISAIIIATIIISYSVAGGFITSVWTDFFQALLMVFTLIILPIIILFNVLGDPSISIVNSLANDKAGRSSLFGGKVGIDALILLGVNLSWFFGYMGGIPHVFVRMMAVRNAKEIKSCTIIAAIWGFLTSAGALLLGLLAFAIYGNLELFVNDREMVFPYIIQQFTPPFLTGILLAGVLAAVMSTASSQIIMASSAISEDILQRILFKKRDFKEKIRLNISRLSTLFIGFLGILLIFYAKEYVYTIVSWGWAGLTSIYAPIITLLFFWKRLSKVGVYSAFIVGFCVTILWVSLGFDKEIITVRLISFPISFISAVIFSLIFPDRKK
- a CDS encoding M48 family metalloprotease — its product is MELNRREFIKNLSILLFSICTSNCAKDPITGEKVFSFLDKNDEIKIDKENAKFQFSADYGKVQDIKLNSYIESVGIKLAKFSHRPDMPYSFRVVNAVYVNAYTFPAGSVAITRGMIINLNSEAELAAVLGHEIGHVSARHTAKRMSKAVLISGILTGLMIYLNVENNPFVPVVSSAASLGSSILLASYSRKDELQADALGLEYMINAGYSPEGMLELFNMLMSLEKDEPSLLEVMFSTHPMSEERYNNVKDIISKKYNNKREYVIGRERFMDNTASLRKIKEAIMLLQKAAKFMSSNKYVESKKYIKKALNIAPDDYVGLVFMAICNYHLNSYDEALKYTNLAEDVYPDEGQAHFLKGLILIKLEKYEESLKSFDKYNEILPGNPEILFYKGYCFDKMGRYDEAINYYLSYLKKVDRGENADYARKRLQYLRYKKIFS
- a CDS encoding SDR family oxidoreductase, with the translated sequence MKKTILISGASSGFGYATAEKFVNHGDNLIILARRLKRLEEFYNKYKDSANIYYKQLDVRDFDQIKNLIEELPENFKDIDVLINNAGLALGIEKADKASLEDWLTMIDTNIKGLIYLTKLILPIMVKRNKGYIINIGSIAGTYPYPGGNVYCASKAFIKQFSLALRADLLGRNIRVTNIEPGLSETEFSIVRYKGDTEKASKLYKGTKPLKGEDIADIIYFLVNLQEHVNVNRIEIMPTCQSFSPLAVYKDEKS
- a CDS encoding enoyl-CoA hydratase/isomerase family protein, which codes for MSEEVLYEKKDNLAFITLNRAEKYNTFNLNLAKKLNEYLMAADNDKDIKLVIINAKGKHFSCGIDMKEFKDRDYNEMKSVVKLMDLHNHTITKMSKVVIASVRGYALANGAGLSFASDFTIASNNAIFGTTAINVGLLCLGPLVPLTKIVGKKIALEMILTGKMISAEEAFRLGIANKVVSDDELETETLNFANEIASKNQESVRLGKYAINTIMDMPYHYSLDYMSELFSGLTQNEDAKKGVEAFLNKKK